In a genomic window of Lycium ferocissimum isolate CSIRO_LF1 chromosome 9, AGI_CSIRO_Lferr_CH_V1, whole genome shotgun sequence:
- the LOC132031880 gene encoding F-box/kelch-repeat protein At3g23880-like translates to MEQLINVKRSSYHLPQEIITEILMRSPAKSLLRFKCVSKSWFSEISSPGFAKSHVKVSSKNKITSNYGLVFPIATLACRCSLDEEVQAQEIIPIDSDFHNWGCCNGWICFSKDRHTHPVLWNPSTRKVKGIRRSPAYIENRNSERERRPKLHIIYGFGYDEFTDDYKVIEIVDPGHKCTASIYNLRKNYWKILWDCPKSLDDYSFLVNGALHWKANHKHKLPRDFATSIFWINMSTETYGELGLPEHDHKHSITNMRTRIGVLRDCLFASFNYFYDRVDVWIMKEYGAEESWYKFVSVPHNLCNDKFTRLVFMQRLSTPPVWLFENGEILLIHELKMVCYNPRNNTFKRWFPSHDFRKSYWHNLDERPECYVESLISLD, encoded by the coding sequence ATGGAACAACTTATTAATGTAAAAAGAAGCAGCTATCATCTTCCACAAGAAATCATCACAGAGATACTCATGAGGTCCCCTGCAAAGTCTCTCTTACGATTCAAGTGTGTATCCAAATCGTGGTTCTCCGAGATCTCGAGCCCTGGTTTTGCAAAAAGTCATGTCAAAGTTTCAAGTAAGAACAAAATTACTTCCAACTATGGACTTGTTTTTCCGATTGCCACTTTGGCCTGTAGGTGTTCTCTCGACGAGGAAGTACAAGCTCAGGAAATAATACCCATCGACTCTGACTTTCATAATTGGGGTTGTTGTAATGGATGGATTTGCTTCTCAAAAGACCGTCATACGCATCCAGTCTTGTGGAATCCATCGACAAGGAAAGTCAAGGGTATCCGACGTTCACCCGCGTACATTGAGAATCGTAACTCCGAAAGGGAAAGGAGGCCAAAGCTTCACATTATCTATGGATTCGGCTATGATGAATTTACAGATGACTACAAAGTGATAGAAATAGTTGATCCAGGGCATAAATGCACTGCAAGCATTTATAATTTAAGGAAGAATTATTGGAAGATATTATGGGACTGTCCAAAATCACTTGATGACTATTCGTTTCTAGTGAATGGAGCTCTTCACTGGAAGGCTAACCATAAGCACAAGTTACCACGTGATTTTGCTACTAGTATTTTCTGGATAAACATGTCAACAGAGACATATGGAGAGTTGGGTCTCCCTGAACATGATCATAAGCATAGTATTACAAACATGCGAACAAGAATAGGGGTACTAAGGGATTGTCTTTTTGCTTCTTTCAACTATTTCTATGATCGAGTAGACGTTTGGATCATGAAGGAATATGGTGCGGAAGAATCGTGGTATAAATTTGTGTCCGTTCCGCACAATTTATGCAATGACAAATTTACCAGGCTTGTGTTCATGCAACGACTTTCAACACCACCCGTTTGGCTGTTCGAGAATGGTGAAATTCTACTCATTCATGAGCTTAAAATGGTGTGTTACAATCCAAGGAATAATACGTTCAAACGCTGGTTCCCTTCTCATGACTTTCGGAAATCCTACTGGCATAATCTTGACGAACGGCCAGAATGCTATGTGGAAAGCCTTATCTCCCTTGATTGA
- the LOC132030590 gene encoding G-patch domain-containing protein 1 → MAAPEAPVNYVGVARKSAAFRLMKQMGWEEGEGLGKNKQGIKGYVRVQNKQDTAGIGTEKPNEWAFDTAQFDSILKRLKVQSAEPNNDEVKEKKEVQNDTATRTSKGEQETVAKSTRPQGRYKKRERGKLVHAYSSQDLEGILVKKAKTETNDDQKVPDTAESIIVADDAGNEDQGVPPEWWGYKNGFVSGGFLGSQARRKKPSSSEKMRDFSDRTTFHEEDQENLYNLVQNTATTGKQGLGIKDRPKKVAGCYFEGKKTSFDDSDEGDSSESNPPMKEEYEEISDPVKNGEPKLKLKKLCKRLLKQAPGNSLKLKQLKVLIDEQSSDLFYFTKKEAIAFLKSKLEGSDKFSMEGKRVSLS, encoded by the exons ATGGCGGCGCCGGAAGCTCCAGTTAACTATGTTGGAGTTGCCAGAAAATCCGCCGCTTTCCGTCTCATGAAACAAATG GGATGGGAAGAAGGAGAAGGCCTAGGCAAGAACAAGCAAGGAATCAAAGGATATGTCAGAGTTCAGAACAAACAAGACACTGCAG GTATAGGTACTGAAAAGCCAAATGAGTGGGCGTTTGACACTGCTCAGTTTGATAGCATACTTAAAAGATTGAAAGTG CAATCAGCTGAACCCAACAATGATGAAG taaaagagaaaaaagaagtgcAAAATGACACAGCAACAAGAACTTCCAAGGGTGAACAAGAGACTGTTGCTAAGAGTACTCGGCCTCAAGGAAG ATATAAGAAAAGGGAGAGAGGAAAGCTTGTGCACGCATATTCATCTCAGGATCTTGAAGGAATTCTT GTCAAAAAGGCAAAAACAGAGACAAATGATGATCAGAAGGTACCAGATACAGCGGAGAGTATTATTGTTGCAGATGATGCAG GGAATGAAGATCAAGGTGTTCCCCCAGAATGGTGGGGCTATAAAAATGGATTTGTTTCAGGAGGATTTCTTGGAAGTCAAGCTCGGAGAAAAAAGCCATCCTCGTCCGAGAAGATGCGAGACTTCAGTGACAGGACCACATTCCATGAGGAGGATCAAGAAAATCTTTATAACCTTGTGCAA AACACAGCCACAACTGGAAAACAAGGACTGGGTATTAAGGACCGGCCGAAGAAGGTTGCTGGTTGCTACTTTGAGGGGAAAAAGACGTCCTTTGACGATAGCGACGAAGGAGATTCTTCTGAGTCAAACCCTCCCATGAAAGAAGAATATGAAGAAATCAGTGACCCAGTCAAAAATGGTGAACCAAAATTGAAGCTAAAGAAATTGTGTAAACGGCTGTTGAAACAG GCACCTGGGAACTCGTTAAAGCTGAAGCAGCTTAAAGTGCTAATTGATGAACAATCATCAGATCTTTTCTATTTCACTAAAAAAGAGGCTATTGCTTTTTTGAAGAGCAAG CTTGAAGGCAGTGACAAGTTCTCAATGGAGGGGAAGAGGGTGTCTCTTTCTTAA
- the LOC132030591 gene encoding LOW QUALITY PROTEIN: meiotic recombination protein SPO11-2 (The sequence of the model RefSeq protein was modified relative to this genomic sequence to represent the inferred CDS: substituted 2 bases at 2 genomic stop codons), translating to MGELSRSTIFFSDQHLCYADIIPPSQVRARIEVAVLNFLKALSSNSPSISDLSLISRNSSNSRVSRGLLTGDSCIFLSHSFCTRSLTKENSAKSFIRVWKVMEMCYQILVQEKRVTQRELYYKLLCDSPDYFTSQLQVNRTIQDLVALLRCSRYSLGIMASSRGAIAGRXLLLXLQEPNKEVVDCSTCGSSGYAISGDLDLLKNLTMETDARYIIMVEKHAIFQRLAEDRVFNQIPCILITAKGFPDIATRFLLHRLCRTFPNLPVLGLVDWNPAGLAILCTFKFGSIGMGLEAYRYACNVKWLGLRKDDINQLIPEESLEPLKPRDLQIAKSLMSSEILQDSYKEEVAAMVESGRRAEIEALYCHGYDYLVKFLATKIVQANYL from the exons ATGGGAGAATTGAGCAGATCAACCATTTTCTTCTCCGATCAACACCTCTGTTACGCCGATATTATTCCTCCTTCACAG GTCCGAGCTAGAATAGAAGTTGCAGTCCTGAATTTTCTTAAAGCACTAAGTTCGAATTCTCCTTCAATTTCCGATCTATCACTG ATCAGTAGAAACTCCAGCAATAGCAGAGTGAGCCGAGGGTTACTAACCGGTGATTCATGTATCTTCCTGTCCCATTCTTTTTGCACGCGATCTTTAACGAAAGAGAATAGTGCCAAGTCATTCATAAGAG TTTGGAAGGTTATGGAAATGTGCTACCAAATTCTGGTTCAGGAGAAAAGGGTGACTCAGAGAGAACTATACTACAAGCTTCTCTGTGATTCACCAGATTATTTCACTTCTCAATTGCAGGTCAATAGAACCATCCAAG ActtggtggctttgcttcgaTGCAGCCGATATAGTCTTGGAATAATGGCATCAAGCAGAGGGGCAATTGCGGGTC GTTGATTACTTCTTTAACTACAGGAGCCAAACAAGGAAGTTGTTGACTGCTCTACTTGTGGATCTTCGGGTTATGCTATATCTGGAGACCTGGATTTGTTGAAAAATTTAACCATGGAGACAGATGCACGATATATCATTATGGTGGAGAAG CATGCTATATTCCAGCGACTGGCTGAGGATCGTGTATTCAATCAAATCCCATGCATTCTGATCACTGCCAAGGGATTCCCTGATATTGCCACTAG GTTTCTTCTTCATCGACTGTGTCGGACATTCCCCAATTTGCCCGTGCTGGGGCTGGTTGACTG GAATCCTGCTGGATTAGCAATTCTTTGCACCTTCAAATTCGGAAGCATAGGGATGGGACTTGAAGCATACAGATATG CTTGCAATGTCAAGTGGCTTGGACTGCGAAAGGATGATATTAATCAACTTATACCTGAAGAATCATTGGAGCCCTTGAAACCTCGCGATCTGCAGATTGCCAAAAGCTTGATGTCATCAGAGATTTTGCAG GATAGCTACAAAGAAGAGGTGGCAGCAATGGTTGAGAGCGGTCGACGGGCAGAGATTGAAGCTCTTTATTGTCATGGATATGATTACTTGGTGAAGTTCCTAGCGACAAAAATAGTGCAAGCTAATTACCTCTGA